A stretch of DNA from Paracoccus methylovorus:
GGCAGATTATGCGGGTCGGTGCCACCGGGAAGGAGGTGGGATGGGGCCGGGTTTCTTTGAAATGGCCGTGTTGCGGCTGTAGCGCGGTCGCAGGGGTATTTGGGCAACAGAGAAATGCCGGGCGGGGTCGGCGGTGATCTGGTGTCCAAGGTGCGGTGGCGGGGGTGGAACTGGCGTGGAGTTCAGGTCATGCCGAGGCCCGCCCGCATCATCAGGCGGCGGACGGGCGCCACGGCATAGAGGCTGCCGAGGGCTGCGGCGCGCAGGTCCCGCAGTGGTCGCGGCGCCAGCATGCTGGTGCGGTTCAGCGCGTCGATGCCAATAAGGCGGGCAAGTGCCTCGGGCCGGCGGCGTTGTTCATAGGCGGCGAGAGACGCCGCGCTGCCGGGATCGGCAGAGGAGAGGTCGATGAGGGCGGCAAGATCCGCCAGGCTCATGTTCAGGCCCTGCGCACCGATGGGGGGGACGACATGCGCCGCCTCGGCGATCAGGGCCGTGCGCGGGCCGGTGAAACGGTCGGCGATCTGGCTGATGATCGGCCATTCCGTCAGCCGCGTGGCCGGTGTCAGGTGGCCCAGGACGCCCGCCGAGCGTCGGTTCAGCTCGGCCTTGAAGGCATCGCCCGGCAGGGCGCGCAGCCGCGCGGTTTCCGGGCCGCGTTCCATCCAGACCACGGCCGAAGAGGGTTTTCCGTCGCGGTCTGGCAGGGGAACCAGCGTGAAGGGACCGCCCGAGCGGTGGATTTCGGTCGAGACGTTTTCATGCGGGCGTTCGTGGGTGACGGCGAAAGCCAGCGCCTTTTGCCCATAGCGCAGGGTGCGGGTGCCGATGCCAAGCGCCTGGCGGACCGGCGAGTTTCGGCCATCGGCCCCGATCACCAGTTTCGCCCGGATCCGGTTGCCGTCGGTCAGCGTGACCAAGGCCTCGGTGTCGCGCACGACCAGTCCCGCGGTGCCGATGCCGGGCAGAAAACGGACATTCTGCAAGCTGGCAAGGCGGGCCGAGATTTCCCGTTTCAACAGCCAGTTCGGCAGGTTCCACCCGAAGGGCTGGTCCGAGATTTCCGAGGCGTCGAATTCGCGGGTCAGCCGCGCCTGCGAGAGCTTCCCGCCTGCGTCGATGATCCGCATGATTTGCAGTGCCGTGGCATGGGGGGCGAGCCGCTCCCACAATCCGGCCGCTTGCAGCACGGCGATCGAGGGATGCAGAAACGCGGTGCTGCGCAGGTCCGAACCTTGCGCCCCTTCCTCGGTCACCGGGGGGGCAGGGTCCACGCAGATCACCGCATGGCCGGCGCTGCCGAATGCGGCGGCGGTGATCAGCCCGGCAATGCCGCCGCCGGAGACGAGGATCTCGGTATCGTCGATCTGCATGGTCCTGTCTTGGCCGGTCTAGAGCCCGGCCGCATAGGCGGCGAGCATGAGGTAGACCAGCAAGGTGGCCGCCAGCGCCACCATGGTAAGTGCTGGCAGACCCCAGACGGCAAGGGCAAGGACCGAGATCAGCACGACCAGCCCGGCAAAGACGAAAAGGCCGGTGGCGGTGCGTGCTTCGGACCGGGCTTCGGCGGGGGTGAGGGGTTGGGACATGGCGCGCTCCTTGGGGCTTGCGGATTGCAGTCAGGCGGAAGGTTGGATTTTAACGGCTGCATTCGTTCCGGCAAGCCCGCGCAGGAAGGCGCTGAGATCACCGGTGCGATGATGCACATGGGGTCCGTGGTCGTGATCCTGGGCCAATTCATCGGGACCGTGACGTCCCGAACCGACAAGAACCGTCCGCATTCCAAGCGCGTGCGGGATGGCGAGGTTGCGCGGGTCGTCCTCGAACATGGCGGCTTTCGAGGGCTCAAAGCCCTCGGCGGTCTGGACTGCGGCATAAGCGCGCGGGTCCGGCTTGGGGAGGAAGCCGGCCTCTTCCACGCCATGGATCGCGTCGAAGATCATCAGCCCGCGGTGTTCAAGCACCCGTGCCGCATAGGCGCTGTCGCCATTGGTGTGCACGATCTTGCGGCCCGGCAGGGCGCCGATCAGCTCTGCCAACTCGGGGTCGGGCGTCAGGGCCGAGAAGTCGATATCGTGCACCTCGTGCAGATAGGGCAGGGGCTCGATGCCATGTTCCGCCATCAGCCCGGCCAGAGTGGTGCCATGCTGGCGCCAGTAATGGTCGCGCAGCCGGCTTGCCTCGGCTTCGGTCACACGCAATTCGCGCATGACATAGGCGGTCATGCGCCGCTCGATCTGGGCGAACAGCCTGACCTCGGGCGCGTAAAGCGTGTTGTCCAGATCGAAGATCCAGGTGGTGACATGCCGAAAATCCATGATCCCTGCCTAAACCGGCTGCATGACGCTTGCAATCGCCGTTCCAAGCGGGGATCGTGCGGGGTATGAAAGACGCCTATTCCCTGATCCTCTCCGCCATCGACAACGGTATTTATCGCCCCGGCGACCGGCTGGTCGAATCCGAACTGGCAGAACGTTTCGGCGTTTCGCGCACCCCGGTCCGCGAGGCGCTGCAACGGCTGGAAACCCAGTCCATGCTCAAGCGGGACGGGCGTAGCCTGATCGTCGCCACGCTGGACCACAACCAGCTTGCCGAGCTGT
This window harbors:
- a CDS encoding UbiH/UbiF family hydroxylase, translated to MQIDDTEILVSGGGIAGLITAAAFGSAGHAVICVDPAPPVTEEGAQGSDLRSTAFLHPSIAVLQAAGLWERLAPHATALQIMRIIDAGGKLSQARLTREFDASEISDQPFGWNLPNWLLKREISARLASLQNVRFLPGIGTAGLVVRDTEALVTLTDGNRIRAKLVIGADGRNSPVRQALGIGTRTLRYGQKALAFAVTHERPHENVSTEIHRSGGPFTLVPLPDRDGKPSSAVVWMERGPETARLRALPGDAFKAELNRRSAGVLGHLTPATRLTEWPIISQIADRFTGPRTALIAEAAHVVPPIGAQGLNMSLADLAALIDLSSADPGSAASLAAYEQRRRPEALARLIGIDALNRTSMLAPRPLRDLRAAALGSLYAVAPVRRLMMRAGLGMT
- a CDS encoding pyrimidine 5'-nucleotidase produces the protein MDFRHVTTWIFDLDNTLYAPEVRLFAQIERRMTAYVMRELRVTEAEASRLRDHYWRQHGTTLAGLMAEHGIEPLPYLHEVHDIDFSALTPDPELAELIGALPGRKIVHTNGDSAYAARVLEHRGLMIFDAIHGVEEAGFLPKPDPRAYAAVQTAEGFEPSKAAMFEDDPRNLAIPHALGMRTVLVGSGRHGPDELAQDHDHGPHVHHRTGDLSAFLRGLAGTNAAVKIQPSA